The following proteins come from a genomic window of Vidua chalybeata isolate OUT-0048 chromosome 2, bVidCha1 merged haplotype, whole genome shotgun sequence:
- the DNAJB13 gene encoding dnaJ homolog subfamily B member 13 isoform X2, giving the protein MGLDYYAVLELDRGATADAIKKAYRKLALKYHPLKCKEPWGPKRFQQLAEAYDVLSDPMKKGIYDKFGEEGLKGGIPLECGSDNPWSVGYVFHNNPEKVFREFFGGDNPFAEFFAEDGSEVLLPFGGPRGRGALRQDPPVVRDLYVSLEDLFHGCTKKIKISRRVMNEDGQTSTIRDKILTIDVQPGWQRGTTVTFEREGDQGPNIIPADITFVVQEKLHPRFKRIDNNLLYVAKISLAKALTGCTLDVWTLDGRLLNIPINDIVDPKYYKMVPGEGMPLAQDPQRKGDLYIYFDILFPKRLSPEVKTLLKSVLQP; this is encoded by the exons ATGGGCCTGGACTACTAcgctgtgctggagctggaccGCGGGGCCACCGCCGACGCCATCAAGAAGGC CTATCGGAAGTTGGCCCTGAAGTACCACCCACTGAAATGCAAGGAGCCCTGGGGCCCGAAGAGGTTCCAGCAGCTGGCGGAGGCCTACGATGTGCTCAGCGACC CTATGAAGAAAGGCATCTACGACAAATTTGGGGAGGAGGGGCTCAAAGGTGGCATCCCCTTGGAGTGTGGGAGCGACAACCCTTGGAGCGTCGGATACGTGTTCCACAACAACCCCGAGAAAGTCTTCAGGGAGTTCTTTGGAGGGGACAACCCCTTTGCAG AGTTCTTTGCCGAGGATGGCTcggaggtgctgctgccctttGGAGGGCCCCGAGGCCGGGGGGCCCTGCGGCAGGACCCCCCCGTGGTGCGGGATCTCTACGTGTCCCTCGAGGACCTGTTCCATGGCTGCACCAAGAAGATCAAGATCTCCCGCAGG GTGATGAACGAGGACGGGCAGACGAGCACCATCAGGGACAAGATCCTAACCATTGACGTGCAGCCGGGGTGGCAGCGCGGCACCACGGTCACCTTTGAGAGGGAAGGAGACCAG GGCCCAAACATCATTCCAGCTGACATCACCTTTGTTGTCCAAGAGAAGCTGCACCCAAGGTTCAAAAGGATCGACAACAACCTCCTTTATGTTGCCAAAATCTCCCTGGCAAAG GCACTGACTGGATGCACCCTGGATGTGTGGACGCTGGATGGGAGGCTGCTGAACATCCCCATCAACGACATCGTGGA CCCCAAGTACTACAAAATGGTGCCGGGAGAGGGAATGCCGCTGGCCCAGGACCCGCAGCGCAAGGGGGACCTCTACATCTACTTTGACATCCTCTTCCCCAAGAGGCTCAGCCCTGAGGTGAAAACACTCCTGAAGAGCGTCCTCCAGCCCTAG
- the DNAJB13 gene encoding dnaJ homolog subfamily B member 13 isoform X1, which yields MGLDYYAVLELDRGATADAIKKAYRKLALKYHPLKCKEPWGPKRFQQLAEAYDVLSDPMKKGIYDKFGEEGLKGGIPLECGSDNPWSVGYVFHNNPEKVFREFFGGDNPFAEFFAEDGSEVLLPFGGPRGRGALRQDPPVVRDLYVSLEDLFHGCTKKIKISRRVMNEDGQTSTIRDKILTIDVQPGWQRGTTVTFEREGDQGPNIIPADITFVVQEKLHPRFKRIDNNLLYVAKISLAKALTGCTLDVWTLDGRLLNIPINDIVDSPKYYKMVPGEGMPLAQDPQRKGDLYIYFDILFPKRLSPEVKTLLKSVLQP from the exons ATGGGCCTGGACTACTAcgctgtgctggagctggaccGCGGGGCCACCGCCGACGCCATCAAGAAGGC CTATCGGAAGTTGGCCCTGAAGTACCACCCACTGAAATGCAAGGAGCCCTGGGGCCCGAAGAGGTTCCAGCAGCTGGCGGAGGCCTACGATGTGCTCAGCGACC CTATGAAGAAAGGCATCTACGACAAATTTGGGGAGGAGGGGCTCAAAGGTGGCATCCCCTTGGAGTGTGGGAGCGACAACCCTTGGAGCGTCGGATACGTGTTCCACAACAACCCCGAGAAAGTCTTCAGGGAGTTCTTTGGAGGGGACAACCCCTTTGCAG AGTTCTTTGCCGAGGATGGCTcggaggtgctgctgccctttGGAGGGCCCCGAGGCCGGGGGGCCCTGCGGCAGGACCCCCCCGTGGTGCGGGATCTCTACGTGTCCCTCGAGGACCTGTTCCATGGCTGCACCAAGAAGATCAAGATCTCCCGCAGG GTGATGAACGAGGACGGGCAGACGAGCACCATCAGGGACAAGATCCTAACCATTGACGTGCAGCCGGGGTGGCAGCGCGGCACCACGGTCACCTTTGAGAGGGAAGGAGACCAG GGCCCAAACATCATTCCAGCTGACATCACCTTTGTTGTCCAAGAGAAGCTGCACCCAAGGTTCAAAAGGATCGACAACAACCTCCTTTATGTTGCCAAAATCTCCCTGGCAAAG GCACTGACTGGATGCACCCTGGATGTGTGGACGCTGGATGGGAGGCTGCTGAACATCCCCATCAACGACATCGTGGA CAGCCCCAAGTACTACAAAATGGTGCCGGGAGAGGGAATGCCGCTGGCCCAGGACCCGCAGCGCAAGGGGGACCTCTACATCTACTTTGACATCCTCTTCCCCAAGAGGCTCAGCCCTGAGGTGAAAACACTCCTGAAGAGCGTCCTCCAGCCCTAG